In Candidatus Desulfatibia profunda, a genomic segment contains:
- a CDS encoding aspartate aminotransferase family protein has translation MTMEDFRRHGRAVIDWIADYYQRIETLPVLSQVAPGQIRALLPAGPPVHPEAFETILKDVDKLILPGITHWQSPNFFAFFPANASGPAILGELLAAGLGVQGMLWSTSPACTELETHVLDWLVDMLGLPAKFKSDTAGGGVIQDSASSASLCALLAARERATNFESNRQGCDGRLVAYASTQAHSSIEKAVKIAGLGSQHLHLIEVDDCFALRPDALAGQIRQDRQAGLIPCFVCATVGTTSSNAMDPLPEIGQICKTEGLWLHVDGAMSGTAALCSEYRYIHNGLELADSYCFNPHKWMFTNFDCDCFYVADRKILIKTLSVLPEYLRNKATESGAVIDYRDWHIPLGRRFRSLKLWFVIRCYGIEGLRYHIRRHIELAQGFATQVAGSGHFELVAPAPLNLVCFRNTGGDAFNQKLLNRLNQSGHLYLTHTTLNGRYVLRFCVGQTHTEKYHVEQAWRQIQAAAAELERT, from the coding sequence ATGACAATGGAAGATTTCCGCCGGCATGGTCGAGCAGTGATCGATTGGATCGCTGATTACTACCAGAGAATCGAAACGCTGCCGGTTCTATCCCAGGTTGCACCCGGGCAGATTCGAGCTTTGCTTCCAGCCGGACCGCCCGTACACCCAGAGGCCTTTGAAACCATTCTTAAAGATGTGGACAAGCTGATACTTCCCGGGATCACCCATTGGCAGTCACCCAACTTCTTTGCCTTCTTCCCGGCAAATGCCTCGGGACCCGCCATACTGGGGGAGTTGTTAGCGGCCGGATTAGGGGTTCAGGGGATGCTGTGGTCAACAAGCCCGGCCTGCACGGAACTGGAGACGCATGTGCTCGATTGGCTGGTAGATATGCTGGGGCTGCCTGCCAAGTTCAAATCTGATACTGCCGGTGGCGGGGTTATCCAGGATTCGGCCTCAAGTGCTTCCCTCTGTGCCCTCCTGGCTGCCCGCGAACGGGCAACAAACTTCGAAAGTAACCGGCAGGGATGTGATGGGCGTCTGGTTGCCTATGCCTCCACCCAAGCCCATTCTTCTATTGAAAAAGCCGTCAAGATTGCCGGGCTGGGCAGTCAGCACCTTCATTTAATCGAGGTGGATGACTGCTTTGCGCTACGACCCGATGCCCTGGCCGGGCAGATCAGGCAAGATCGTCAGGCCGGTCTGATTCCATGTTTTGTTTGCGCTACCGTGGGAACCACATCCTCCAACGCCATGGACCCGCTGCCGGAAATCGGCCAAATCTGCAAAACAGAAGGCCTCTGGCTGCATGTGGATGGTGCCATGTCGGGTACGGCCGCGCTATGTTCTGAGTACCGCTATATCCATAACGGCCTGGAACTGGCCGACAGCTACTGTTTTAACCCTCACAAATGGATGTTTACCAATTTTGATTGCGACTGTTTCTATGTGGCCGATCGGAAAATATTGATTAAAACCCTGAGCGTGTTGCCGGAGTATTTGCGTAACAAGGCCACGGAATCCGGCGCCGTCATCGACTATCGGGATTGGCACATTCCGCTGGGCCGGCGCTTTCGTTCCCTGAAGCTCTGGTTCGTGATCCGCTGCTATGGCATCGAAGGTTTGCGTTACCATATCAGACGCCACATTGAACTGGCTCAAGGTTTCGCAACGCAGGTGGCAGGGTCCGGGCATTTCGAGCTTGTTGCGCCGGCGCCCTTGAACCTGGTTTGTTTCCGGAATACAGGGGGGGATGCGTTTAACCAAAAACTTCTGAACCGCCTGAATCAAAGCGGCCATCTCTATTTAACCCATACTACCCTAAACGGCCGGTATGTCCTGCGGTTTTGCGTCGGCCAGACCCATACCGAAAAATACCATGTCGAGCAGGCCTGGCGGCAGATTCAAGCAGCGGCGGCAGAACTTGAAAGAACATGA
- a CDS encoding purine-nucleoside phosphorylase produces the protein MKNYKHKAVQAAEFLKPHFKRLPEIGLLTGTGLGQSAEFLNVKATFNYTDIPHLPATTVESHIGRLIVGSIQGKSVMAMQGRFHLYEGFSALQVAFPIRVMQELSVKTLILCNAAGGLNPGFAAGDLMIITDHINLSGSNPLSGPNKDSWGIRFPDMSAAYSKKLVALAEHAAKDSGLHLQKGVYAGLKGPSLETPAEIRFLRAIGADAVGFSTVQEVIAAVHAGMQVLGLSIISNVHDPDAPVPARVEEIIAVAKDAAVRLETIIRKVAESI, from the coding sequence ATGAAAAATTATAAACACAAAGCCGTCCAAGCCGCGGAGTTCTTAAAACCTCATTTCAAAAGGCTTCCTGAAATCGGCCTTCTGACGGGAACAGGACTCGGCCAAAGCGCCGAATTTCTAAACGTCAAGGCCACCTTCAACTACACCGATATCCCTCATTTGCCCGCCACTACGGTGGAAAGTCATATCGGCAGACTTATTGTCGGCAGCATCCAGGGAAAATCCGTCATGGCCATGCAGGGCCGCTTTCATCTTTACGAAGGCTTTTCGGCGCTCCAAGTCGCCTTTCCGATCAGGGTCATGCAGGAGCTTAGCGTTAAAACCCTGATCCTTTGCAATGCCGCCGGCGGTCTGAATCCCGGGTTTGCTGCCGGAGATCTGATGATCATCACCGACCACATCAATCTAAGCGGTTCAAATCCCCTTAGCGGACCCAATAAAGACAGTTGGGGTATCCGCTTTCCCGACATGAGTGCCGCCTATAGTAAAAAGCTTGTTGCGCTGGCGGAACATGCCGCCAAAGATTCGGGGTTGCATTTGCAAAAAGGGGTCTATGCTGGGCTGAAAGGCCCTTCTTTAGAGACACCGGCCGAAATCCGCTTCTTGAGGGCCATCGGCGCCGATGCGGTTGGTTTTTCGACTGTCCAGGAAGTCATCGCAGCGGTTCACGCCGGCATGCAGGTACTCGGGCTGTCAATCATTAGCAACGTTCATGACCCGGACGCCCCGGTTCCTGCCAGGGTTGAAGAAATCATTGCTGTCGCCAAAGATGCCGCCGTCAGGCTTGAAACTATCATCCGTAAAGTTGCCGAAAGTATCTGA
- a CDS encoding hydrogenase maturation protease, which yields MIEQLFEKSVLIFGCGNIFFGDDGFGPAAVNYLKDNYTLPDDVLVMDVGTSVRDILFDLALSEKKPRKIIVVDAVDYPDKHPGEVFEIPVEGIPQNKTSDFSLHQFPTVNILKELKEQTRIEVKIIVAQTAEVPDTIRPGLSKPMEGAIVAACERIMLDITKP from the coding sequence ATGATTGAGCAACTGTTTGAAAAATCGGTATTGATTTTTGGCTGCGGCAACATCTTTTTCGGAGACGACGGCTTTGGACCGGCTGCGGTAAATTACTTAAAGGATAATTATACCCTTCCGGATGATGTCCTGGTAATGGATGTCGGTACAAGTGTTCGGGACATTTTGTTTGATCTTGCCTTGAGCGAGAAAAAGCCCCGCAAGATCATCGTGGTCGATGCGGTTGATTATCCCGATAAACATCCGGGAGAAGTTTTTGAAATTCCGGTTGAGGGCATCCCGCAAAACAAGACCTCGGATTTTTCTTTGCACCAGTTTCCAACCGTGAATATACTCAAGGAGCTCAAGGAGCAAACCCGGATAGAAGTAAAAATTATAGTGGCCCAAACCGCGGAAGTGCCGGATACGATCAGGCCCGGCCTTTCCAAACCCATGGAAGGCGCCATCGTTGCAGCATGTGAGCGGATCATGCTGGACATCACAAAACCGTAA